Proteins encoded by one window of Vespula pensylvanica isolate Volc-1 chromosome 6, ASM1446617v1, whole genome shotgun sequence:
- the LOC122629992 gene encoding histone H1-like: MEDTVNNSASNTVENNTENVKPAPKKDAKTKAQRPKSSHPPTSKMVTAAIKELKDRKGSSLQAIKKYIVATYKVDGEKVAPFIKRYLKTAVSSGSVVQTKGKGASGSFKLSTETVKPKPQRSPKKKKATDKSVEKKNVVANKPANNNKKAKSPKKVAETAKKSADEKKVKVTSPKSGTTKAGVKTVAKAAVKTAAAANAAAAAAAAEKKTTKKTAAQAKTISKTKKTAKAPAAKTKTPKPKKATTNKATAKK; the protein is encoded by the coding sequence ATGGAAGATACGGTAAATAATAGTGCAAGTAATACGGTTGAAAATAACACTGAGAACGTGAAGCCTGCTCCGAAAAAGGATGCGAAAACGAAAGCACAACGACCGAAATCGTCGCATCCTCCAACCTCTAAAATGGTTACTGCTGCCATTAAAGAGTTAAAGGATCGTAAGGGCTCGTCGTTGCAGgctattaaaaagtatattgtTGCTACTTACAAAGTTGACGGTGAAAAAGTTGCACcgtttataaaacgatatttaaagACGGCAGTTTCGTCGGGATCTGTTGTTCAAACTAAAGGAAAAGGTGCATCAGGATCCTTCAAACTTTCAACCGAAACCGTCAAGCCAAAACCTCAAAGATctcctaaaaagaaaaaagctacGGATAAATCtgtggagaaaaagaatgttgtAGCAAATAAACCGgccaataataataagaaagctAAATCACCGAAGAAGGTTGCCGAGACTGCAAAGAAATCTGcagatgaaaagaaagttaaagtAACATCTCCTAAATCTGGTACTACTAAAGCCGGTGTTAAGACTGTTGCTAAAGCTGCTGTTAaaactgctgctgctgctaatGCCGCAGCCGCCGCTGCTGCAGctgaaaagaaaacgacgaaaaagaCGGCGGCACAAGCCAAAACTAtatcaaaaacaaagaaaactgCAAAAGCACCAGCCGCTAAAACTAAAACTCCAAAACCGAAAAAAGCTACTACCAACAAAGCTACTgctaagaaataa
- the LOC122629981 gene encoding histone H2A-like: MSGRGKGSKVKGKAKSRSNRAGLQFPVGRIHRLLRKGNYAERVGAGAPVYLAAVMEYLAAEVLELAGNAARDNKKTRIIPRHLQLAIRNDEELNKLLSGVTIAQGGVLPNIQAVLLPKKTEKKT, from the coding sequence ATGTCTGGACGTGGGAAAGGTAGTAAAGTGAAGGGGAAAGCAAAGTCACGATCAAATAGAGCTGGATTACAATTTCCAGTTGGCCGTATTCATCGTCTTTTAAGAAAAGGTAATTATGCCGAACGTGTTGGAGCTGGAGCTCCAGTTTATTTAGCGGCAGTAATGGAATATCTAGCTGCTGAAGTTCTCGAGTTGGCTGGAAATGCTGCTCGTGATAACAAAAAGACAAGAATTATTCCAAGACATTTGCAATTAGCGATTCGAAATGACGAAGAATTGAATAAACTCTTGTCTGGCGTGACTATTGCTCAAGGTGGCGTCTTGCCAAACATACAGGCTGTACTGCTCCcaaagaagacagaaaaaaagacataa